One stretch of Schlesneria sp. DSM 10557 DNA includes these proteins:
- a CDS encoding SDR family NAD(P)-dependent oxidoreductase: MTDSLFSVTDLSVLVSGGSRGIGRSLAEGFARRGARVTITGRDLSTLEKTASEISTGPHRVETLVCDVAQPDDIPRMVEGVISKSGRIDCLLNVAGVNIRKRVETYTIEEFDGILDINLKGAFLVAQQVGRHMLERKGGGSIINIDSLNSFRPLKGVQPYAMSKAAISAMTRGMAMEWGEHGIRVNGIAPGFILTDLTKKLWSDPTMQAWNTANCPMKRLGQPEDLIGTAIFLASPAAAFLTGQVIYVDGGITCGMPWPIPLS, encoded by the coding sequence ATGACGGATTCGCTCTTTTCCGTGACCGACCTTTCCGTGCTGGTCTCTGGGGGAAGTCGGGGGATCGGAAGATCACTGGCAGAAGGATTTGCTCGTCGTGGTGCCCGCGTGACAATAACCGGCCGAGACTTGTCCACTCTCGAAAAGACAGCCTCGGAAATTTCCACCGGGCCACATCGCGTTGAAACTCTCGTCTGCGACGTCGCCCAACCTGACGACATTCCCCGTATGGTCGAAGGCGTGATCAGCAAGTCGGGCCGGATCGACTGTCTGCTGAATGTGGCCGGTGTCAATATCCGCAAGCGAGTCGAAACCTACACAATCGAAGAGTTCGACGGGATCCTCGACATCAATCTGAAAGGAGCCTTTCTGGTGGCTCAGCAGGTAGGACGACACATGCTCGAACGGAAAGGGGGTGGCTCGATCATCAACATCGACTCACTGAACTCATTCCGTCCCCTCAAGGGGGTCCAGCCGTATGCCATGAGTAAAGCCGCAATCTCGGCCATGACCCGCGGCATGGCAATGGAATGGGGTGAGCACGGTATCCGGGTGAACGGCATCGCCCCCGGCTTCATCCTGACTGACCTCACGAAGAAACTCTGGTCAGACCCCACAATGCAAGCCTGGAACACCGCCAACTGCCCCATGAAGAGACTAGGGCAACCCGAAGACCTGATCGGGACGGCCATCTTCCTGGCCAGTCCGGCGGCCGCGTTTCTGACCGGACAGGTCATCTACGTCGATGGCGGCATTACCTGCGGAATGCCCTGGCCGATTCCCCTGTCGTGA
- a CDS encoding glycosyl hydrolase family 28-related protein, with the protein MNRITVGVAGLLGLLLVFVLMESPQTERLSAQVDRKRDHGEVSVLDFGAIGDGKTDDRAAIQAAIDAGDEIHFPDVPQFYRIKGTLQMGGSNQSGGKRLIGHRPCRGGGAFQGKAPLLQGEGAGPLFVAKGGTQQNRAIELVGLSALNEGSSVVDLMSGIDAMIDNCWLKSLSNPDATVRLRESYNVTIRESTIVCSGGGFAITAYQQCNKLRVQNCRLGGGDLGGAIHVEQSANVQLEGNLVELGVYGFVVSSGIRLDQPDAGNVEGAGVCHALRIASNYFENVQHPLVIGSALNRGQHPGQAVFGAVIESNNIGTYGFDSPLMTLGRLKAASIRGNSFWRKADGKAPAILVTYAAGANPSHPTGCVVEANHLTNGAGPFFSGAEAKAAGVTLLQRLRTDNEIKQPEK; encoded by the coding sequence ATGAATCGAATCACTGTCGGCGTTGCCGGACTGCTTGGATTGCTGCTGGTCTTTGTCCTGATGGAGAGTCCGCAAACAGAACGACTTTCGGCGCAGGTCGACAGGAAGCGGGATCATGGAGAGGTCAGCGTGCTGGACTTCGGCGCGATCGGCGATGGAAAAACGGATGATCGGGCTGCGATCCAAGCGGCGATCGATGCGGGTGACGAGATTCATTTTCCCGATGTTCCCCAGTTCTACCGGATCAAGGGGACGCTGCAGATGGGAGGCAGCAATCAGTCAGGTGGCAAGCGGCTGATTGGGCATCGACCCTGTCGCGGGGGAGGTGCTTTCCAGGGAAAAGCCCCTCTCTTACAGGGTGAGGGAGCGGGGCCGCTGTTTGTCGCCAAGGGAGGGACGCAACAGAACCGGGCCATCGAACTGGTCGGTCTTTCCGCTCTGAACGAGGGCTCGTCCGTGGTGGACCTGATGAGTGGCATTGATGCGATGATCGACAACTGCTGGCTGAAAAGCCTGAGCAACCCGGACGCCACGGTGCGATTACGGGAAAGCTACAACGTCACGATCCGGGAATCGACGATCGTATGCAGCGGTGGTGGGTTTGCCATCACGGCATACCAGCAATGCAATAAGCTGCGGGTGCAGAATTGTCGCCTGGGTGGTGGTGATCTTGGCGGGGCGATTCACGTTGAACAGTCGGCCAATGTGCAGCTGGAAGGAAATCTGGTCGAACTGGGTGTCTACGGGTTTGTCGTTTCATCTGGGATTCGACTCGACCAGCCCGATGCCGGAAATGTTGAAGGGGCGGGGGTCTGTCACGCCTTGCGGATTGCCAGCAATTACTTTGAGAACGTGCAGCATCCGCTGGTGATCGGTTCGGCGTTGAACCGGGGACAACATCCGGGGCAGGCGGTGTTTGGGGCGGTGATCGAATCCAACAACATCGGCACCTATGGCTTCGATAGCCCGCTGATGACTCTGGGCCGGCTGAAAGCGGCGTCAATTCGGGGTAACAGCTTCTGGCGCAAGGCAGACGGCAAGGCTCCGGCCATCCTGGTGACGTATGCGGCGGGGGCAAATCCCTCACACCCCACGGGCTGTGTCGTGGAAGCGAATCACCTCACGAATGGAGCGGGGCCCTTCTTCAGTGGGGCTGAAGCGAAAGCTGCTGGCGTCACCCTGTTGCAACGGCTGAGAACTGATAACGAGATCAAGCAGCCCGAGAAGTAA